Part of the Bacillus andreraoultii genome is shown below.
AAATCAATGAATCCATTGGCATGAGATTTCATTGTTTGATTGACGATAACCTTACCGTCTTTGTCTTTAACAATAACTTGAAATTCCTCATTTGCCAATTCACCACGACATCCGGTTAAACTATGAATTTCACACGGATGCGTTTGTTTTTTAAACGGTGCAATGGAAACAAAGAACTCATCATCTGGTAGTTTAAAAATCGTTTCATTTGAATTTTTATCGGTTACAATCAATTCATTTGATGTGATGGAAGCTTGTTCGTCCACTTTTTTTCCAAGACTGTATTGTTCTACTAGTTTCTTTACGTCTTCTGTTGTACCGATTGTACTCGTCGTGTTCTTGTCTTTATTTATCGAACTAGTAATGAAAAATACTGCTAACAGGACAACAACTGTACCAATTAATGTTATTAATTTTTTATTCACTGGAATGACTGACACCATCTTTCTTTTCTATTTATCTATTAATATACGGACTATTCCACTTGAAGTAAAGTAGATTTAAGCTTTAAGTCCTTATTTTTCAGTTACAAATTTTGACATGAATATGACATTTATTACACCTGATAAAATATAACGAAAATTTTTTCATAAAATCCTCTGCAAATAGAGATATTAGTATTACAAATACTGTAGGGGATGGGTGAAAAAGTTGAAAGAAAATCGTCATGTGAAGTTAACTGCTGCTGAACTAGGGTATCTTTGGCAATCCTATATGGGCGATACGATGTCTATCTGTATTTTTCAATACTTTTTAAAACATATTGAGGATCGGCCGATAAAAACGTTAATGCAACATGCACTTGATGTCTCACAACAACATGTTGAACAAATGAAAAAGATTTTTCGAAAAGAGGGCGTACAAGTACCAATCGGATTTACAGAAGAAGATATAAATCTGAATGTAGGGCGGTTATTTTCTGACATTTATTATTTACGCTATATTGACCAAACGACGAAAGGTGGAATTGCCGCCTATAGTCGTTTGATGCAACAAATTTTCCGTGACGACATACGTTCTTTCTATAAGAAATGTATGCAATCAACTATTGAGTTAAGTGACGAGGCTACGAAGTTATTATTAGAAAAAGGAATCGCAAGTAGACAACCTGTTATTACATATCCTGATCGTGTTGAATTTATTAAAAAACAATCATTTATGTTAGAAGGACTTGGGAAACGAAATAACTTGAGTTCGATTGAAATTGCCCAACTTTATTATAATATAGAAACGAATTATTTAGGAACAAGTTTAGCTCTAGCTTTTAGCCAAGTGTCAAAATCTGAGAAAGTACGAAAATTTTTCCTCCGTGGAAAAGAAATTGCGATGAAGCATATAAAAATCTTTCGTGAGTATTTAGAAAATAGTTCACTACCTGCACCAATTTCGTTTGAACAGGAAGTGATGAGTTCGACTGAAGCACCTTTCTCGGAAAAATTGATGATGTACCATTTTTCCTTAATGATTTATCAAGGCATTAGTAATTATGGTATTTCGATGGCAAATTGTCAAAGAAGTGATTTAGTCGTCGATTTTTCTCGACTCATTGTGGAAGTCTTGAAATATTCTGAAGACGGATTTAACATAATGATTGGAAATGGTTGGCTAGAACAACCTCCTATGTCTATCGATAGAAAAAACTTAGTAAAGGAATAGAAAAATGTGGAGAAAAAGATAGAGGCGTTACTATGGAGTGTTGCTTTTCCAGGATTTGGACAATTATTAAACAAAAAATACGTCAAAGGGATTTTTTTTGTACTATTAGAATTCATTGTGAACGTCCAATCCCATTTTAATGAAATTATTTTATATAGTTTTCATGGAGAGATTGAAAAAGCCGTTCAACATGCTAATTATCAATGGTTATTGTTTTATCCATGTGTTTATTTTTTTGCTATGTGGGATGCGTTTAAAGATGCCGGGGGAGGAAGGGGTCAGTTTTCCTTTTTGCCATTCGTTTTTTCTGCTTATTTTGTTACGATTGGAGCAATTACTGCACCGAAAATTAAACCTTTTGGTATACTAATGGGTCCTGTGTGGTTAGGAATAGGAGCAGTTATTCCTGGAGTTATATTTGGACTATTTGTAAAAAGGTTAACAATATTCTTTACAAGAGCGGCAGAGTAGAACGTAAATTTTTGAATGGATCAGGGATATTCGATATAATGAGGTTGATAAGAATACATAGAATTAGTAGGGGAGTGACAGTTTTGTATCGCACGGTAAAAGATTTTTTAACAGATTGGACGGATTCTCAAGCTGGAACATTACAAGTATTAGAAGCTGTAACCGATGAAAAATTAAATCAAGCCATTACACCAGGACATAACACATTAGGATGGTTAGGGTGGCATTTAGCAAATAGTATCACATTTTTCGCTAGTCTTGTTGGATTGAACGTCCAGCCGCCTGGGAACCGCGATGTTGTTCCTGAAACAGCAAGTGAGATTGTAGATGGCTATCGGAAAGTCTCGGAATTATTTAATAAAGCAGTCGAACAAAACTTCTCGGATGAAAAAATGATAGAAAATATCGACCTGTTTGGAAACCCAACACCACGAGGAGCGGTATTGCGTCGAATGATTGATCATCAAACACATCATAGAGGTCAAATGACTGTCTTATTACGTCAAGCAGGACTCCCAGTTCCAGGTGTCATGGGGCCGACAAAGGAACAGCAATAAACAACGAATGATCCGTTTCTCGTGCATGAAACGGATTTTTCATTAAATCCCATTTTAGTTGCTTAACCCGTTGACTTTCACCAGTATTT
Proteins encoded:
- a CDS encoding DUF3231 family protein; this translates as MKKLKENRHVKLTAAELGYLWQSYMGDTMSICIFQYFLKHIEDRPIKTLMQHALDVSQQHVEQMKKIFRKEGVQVPIGFTEEDINLNVGRLFSDIYYLRYIDQTTKGGIAAYSRLMQQIFRDDIRSFYKKCMQSTIELSDEATKLLLEKGIASRQPVITYPDRVEFIKKQSFMLEGLGKRNNLSSIEIAQLYYNIETNYLGTSLALAFSQVSKSEKVRKFFLRGKEIAMKHIKIFREYLENSSLPAPISFEQEVMSSTEAPFSEKLMMYHFSLMIYQGISNYGISMANCQRSDLVVDFSRLIVEVLKYSEDGFNIMIGNGWLEQPPMSIDRKNLVKE
- a CDS encoding CueP family metal-binding protein — translated: MVSVIPVNKKLITLIGTVVVLLAVFFITSSINKDKNTTSTIGTTEDVKKLVEQYSLGKKVDEQASITSNELIVTDKNSNETIFKLPDDEFFVSIAPFKKQTHPCEIHSLTGCRGELANEEFQVIVKDKDGKVIVNQTMKSHANGFIDLWLPRNQTYNVTITNANQVAISEITTFENDNTCITTMQLKEDKKA
- a CDS encoding DinB family protein, yielding MYRTVKDFLTDWTDSQAGTLQVLEAVTDEKLNQAITPGHNTLGWLGWHLANSITFFASLVGLNVQPPGNRDVVPETASEIVDGYRKVSELFNKAVEQNFSDEKMIENIDLFGNPTPRGAVLRRMIDHQTHHRGQMTVLLRQAGLPVPGVMGPTKEQQ